One genomic window of Pseudomonas chlororaphis subsp. piscium includes the following:
- a CDS encoding alpha/beta hydrolase translates to MTAQIDLGEGIDLGEGDAGFVLGNGEVAVLLIHGLTGTPTELRRVAAGLAKAGCTVYVPTLAGHCGNNADLQATGWQDWYEGVRRTFVGIRQRHRQVFVGGLSMGAVMSMYLASEHPGQVSGLLMYSTTLKYDGWSINKLAFLTPLLMKIPFGVHICSFEEKPPYGIKNERLRAVVERQMKAGESSSAGLLTMEGVTVRELHRMNAVVKKRMPSITTPALVLHSIEDDITSRWNADYVERKLGGPVVKVLLDNCYHMITVDLQYRRVVELSADFIERQAGPRPAVYADLRQFA, encoded by the coding sequence ATGACAGCACAGATCGATCTGGGCGAAGGCATCGACCTGGGCGAAGGCGATGCCGGGTTCGTCCTCGGCAATGGCGAGGTCGCGGTGTTGTTGATCCACGGCCTCACCGGCACCCCGACGGAACTGCGTCGGGTGGCCGCCGGCCTGGCCAAGGCCGGGTGCACGGTGTACGTGCCGACCCTGGCCGGGCATTGCGGCAACAACGCCGACCTGCAAGCCACCGGCTGGCAGGACTGGTACGAGGGCGTGCGCCGGACCTTCGTCGGCATCCGCCAGCGCCACCGGCAGGTGTTCGTCGGCGGCCTGTCGATGGGCGCCGTCATGTCCATGTACCTGGCCTCGGAACACCCGGGGCAGGTCAGCGGCCTGCTGATGTATTCGACCACCCTCAAGTACGACGGCTGGAGCATCAACAAGCTGGCGTTCCTCACCCCGCTGCTGATGAAGATTCCGTTCGGCGTGCACATCTGCAGCTTCGAGGAGAAGCCGCCGTACGGCATCAAGAACGAGCGCCTGCGGGCGGTGGTCGAGCGGCAGATGAAGGCTGGCGAAAGCAGCAGTGCCGGCCTGCTGACCATGGAAGGGGTGACTGTGCGCGAGCTGCACCGGATGAACGCGGTGGTGAAAAAACGCATGCCGTCGATCACCACCCCGGCCCTGGTGCTGCACTCCATCGAGGACGACATCACCAGCCGCTGGAACGCCGACTATGTCGAACGCAAGCTCGGCGGCCCGGTGGTCAAGGTGCTGCTCGACAACTGCTACCACATGATCACCGTCGACCTGCAGTACCGCCGGGTGGTGGAGTTGAGCGCGGACTTCATCGAACGTCAGGCGGGCCCACGGCCCGCGGTGTACGCAGACCTGCGCCAGTTCGCCTGA
- a CDS encoding GNAT family N-acetyltransferase has product MITSQVFSSIQAIDPSAWNDCFPGALEDWDYYLAVQNAGIEDFTWRYLAVFEDGALVAAAPAFITRYRLDTTVSGPAKRLSERLQRWWPGLLQLPLYAIGSPVAEQCHAGTASHIPAVRRQALLEQLLHLARRDADAQGIGLLAVKDAASQDRQWAASCQAFGLQAMPSLPSALLPVPFGSLDAYLGTLGKSTRKDLRRKLRAPGPRIEWRRNIDDVLPEIMRLYEATLQRSDLQFERLPAPYFTGILQQLGERAACVLYWVDQQLVAFNLVLLDEHRLIDKFFAHDLEISREHNLYFRSWMANVDYCIQHRIALYECGQAGYASKLRLGCSFTGNNLFFQHRNPLLDTLLKGLKYVLRPDRSDPAMAAALSESS; this is encoded by the coding sequence GTGATCACCAGCCAAGTCTTTTCGAGCATCCAGGCCATCGACCCCAGCGCCTGGAACGACTGTTTTCCCGGTGCACTGGAGGATTGGGACTATTACCTGGCGGTACAGAACGCCGGCATCGAGGACTTCACCTGGCGCTACCTGGCGGTATTCGAAGACGGGGCGCTGGTAGCCGCCGCCCCGGCCTTCATCACCCGCTACCGCCTGGACACCACCGTCTCGGGCCCGGCCAAGCGCCTGAGCGAACGCCTGCAACGCTGGTGGCCGGGGCTGCTGCAACTGCCGCTGTATGCCATCGGTTCGCCGGTGGCCGAACAGTGCCATGCCGGCACCGCCAGCCATATCCCCGCGGTGCGCCGCCAGGCCCTGCTGGAGCAACTGCTGCACCTGGCCCGGCGCGACGCCGACGCCCAGGGCATCGGCCTGCTGGCGGTCAAGGACGCCGCCAGCCAGGACCGGCAATGGGCCGCCAGCTGCCAGGCATTCGGCCTGCAAGCCATGCCCAGCCTGCCCAGCGCCCTGCTACCGGTGCCCTTCGGCTCGCTGGATGCCTACCTCGGCACCCTGGGCAAATCCACGCGCAAGGACCTGCGCCGCAAGTTGCGCGCGCCCGGGCCGCGGATCGAATGGCGGCGCAACATCGACGACGTCCTGCCCGAGATCATGCGCCTGTATGAAGCCACCCTGCAGCGCAGCGACCTGCAATTCGAACGCTTACCCGCGCCCTACTTCACCGGTATCCTCCAGCAGTTGGGGGAACGGGCCGCCTGCGTGCTGTATTGGGTCGACCAACAACTGGTGGCCTTCAACCTGGTGCTGCTTGACGAACACCGGCTGATCGACAAATTCTTCGCCCACGACCTGGAGATCAGTCGTGAGCACAACCTGTATTTCCGCAGCTGGATGGCCAATGTCGACTACTGTATCCAGCACCGGATCGCGCTGTACGAATGTGGCCAAGCCGGTTATGCCAGCAAGCTGCGCCTGGGCTGTAGCTTCACCGGCAACAACCTGTTCTTCCAGCATCGCAACCCGCTGCTCGACACCCTGCTCAAAGGGCTGAAATATGTTCTCCGGCCGGATCGCTCCGACCCCGCCATGGCCGCTGCACTAAGCGAAAGTTCATGA
- a CDS encoding sensor histidine kinase, giving the protein MTRKDRRPPRPFAISRWSLQRKLVLAFWMVSVIPTMIAAELAATTLSQIFDSNVRIWLQESTKIVEDEITETLRDNARIAQLFLRYAKPPTDRNAAKHDKLTADIADSMGIDVVALIRKRDHQVVFSTAADDIVGQISLAPNAVLQTLQIGGVATGAVVSTFQTTLDGNDYQLLIATYLDASFLTSVADVHSLDLRLYLAKANDFAEIFATQRFEDHPSRVPESIESILRETRQPTEQFTSRYSGLYRPIFNSNGDLVGVIFSGLLRHSSLVGLVNQSNLFILIFLLSSAASLAVGWLVSQRLTMPLRGLSKGVRAVIAGDYRQRVPVIGGDELAELSSTFNHMSERLGELQHLEAQLRRRDRLHALGEVAMGLAHEIRNPLGIIKTATQLLHRRANLPEGDKRHLEYVISEVSRINDLITDFLDFAKPSAPIRSTLLARPLVEELIGFCEPELASHKIDAQIDDQAPGATLYADARQLKQACLNLILNAIDAMPAGGRLTLGIAQDAEHTILRVTDTGQGIEPDMLERIFTPFVTTKASGTGLGLAKVFSIMENHDGHIECSSEIDAGATFSLYIPAKGDDEEDDEDEQKAQP; this is encoded by the coding sequence ATGACCAGAAAAGACCGCCGCCCCCCTCGCCCTTTCGCCATCTCCCGCTGGAGCCTGCAGCGCAAGCTGGTGCTGGCGTTCTGGATGGTCAGCGTGATCCCCACGATGATCGCCGCCGAGCTGGCGGCCACCACCCTGTCGCAGATCTTCGACAGCAACGTGCGCATCTGGCTGCAGGAATCGACCAAGATCGTCGAGGACGAAATCACCGAGACCCTGCGCGACAACGCGCGCATCGCCCAACTGTTCCTGCGTTATGCCAAGCCGCCCACCGACCGCAACGCGGCCAAGCACGACAAGCTCACCGCCGACATCGCCGACTCCATGGGCATCGATGTGGTGGCGCTGATCCGCAAGCGCGACCATCAGGTGGTGTTCAGCACCGCCGCCGACGATATCGTCGGGCAGATCAGCCTGGCCCCCAACGCGGTGCTGCAGACCCTGCAGATCGGCGGCGTGGCCACCGGCGCGGTGGTCTCGACCTTCCAGACCACTCTCGACGGCAACGATTACCAACTGCTGATCGCCACCTACCTGGACGCCAGTTTCCTCACCAGCGTGGCCGATGTGCATTCCCTCGACCTGCGCCTGTACCTGGCCAAGGCCAACGATTTCGCCGAGATCTTCGCCACCCAGCGTTTCGAGGACCACCCCAGCCGGGTGCCGGAGAGCATCGAGAGCATTCTGCGCGAAACCCGCCAGCCCACGGAGCAGTTCACCAGCCGCTACAGCGGCCTGTACCGACCGATCTTCAACAGCAACGGCGACCTGGTGGGGGTGATTTTCAGCGGCCTGCTGCGCCACAGCAGCCTGGTGGGGCTGGTCAACCAGAGCAACCTGTTCATCTTGATCTTCCTGCTCAGTTCGGCGGCGTCGCTGGCGGTCGGCTGGCTGGTCTCGCAACGCCTGACCATGCCCCTGCGCGGCCTGTCCAAGGGGGTCCGGGCGGTGATCGCCGGTGACTACCGACAACGAGTGCCGGTGATTGGCGGCGACGAGCTGGCGGAGCTGAGCAGCACCTTCAACCACATGAGCGAACGCCTGGGCGAACTGCAGCACCTGGAAGCCCAGTTGCGCCGCCGCGACCGCCTCCACGCCCTGGGCGAAGTGGCCATGGGCCTGGCCCATGAAATCCGCAATCCCCTGGGCATCATCAAGACCGCCACCCAACTGCTGCACCGCCGGGCGAACCTGCCCGAAGGCGACAAGCGCCACCTGGAATACGTGATCAGCGAAGTCAGCCGGATCAACGATCTGATCACCGACTTCCTCGATTTCGCCAAACCCAGCGCGCCGATCCGCTCGACCCTGCTGGCGCGGCCGCTGGTGGAGGAACTGATCGGCTTCTGCGAGCCGGAACTGGCCAGCCACAAGATCGATGCGCAGATCGACGACCAGGCGCCGGGCGCGACCCTGTACGCCGACGCGCGCCAGCTCAAGCAGGCCTGCCTGAACCTGATCCTCAACGCCATCGACGCCATGCCCGCGGGCGGCCGCCTGACCCTGGGCATCGCCCAGGACGCCGAGCACACCATCCTGCGGGTCACCGACACCGGCCAGGGCATCGAGCCGGACATGCTCGAACGCATCTTCACCCCCTTCGTCACCACCAAGGCCTCGGGCACCGGGCTGGGCCTGGCCAAGGTGTTCTCGATCATGGAAAACCATGACGGGCACATCGAATGCAGCAGCGAAATAGATGCCGGCGCCACCTTCAGCCTGTACATTCCGGCCAAAGGTGATGACGAGGAAGATGATGAAGATGAGCAAAAGGCCCAGCCATGA
- a CDS encoding sigma-54-dependent transcriptional regulator: MTHNLLVVDDEPKLCDLLSSALSQDGIQVFTAGNGLHALKVLEQEEIDLVISDWRMPGMDGPQLLAEIKQRYPQIPVIVMTAYSTVKNAVQSMRNGAYDYIAKPFDIDELDITVSKALQFRDILKDNQRMRAELDEHRQFDSLVGDSPTFRQVLQAVDSVRESNATILLTGESGTGKEMVARAIHQHGNRANKPFVAVNCAAIPEGLLESEMFGHRKGAFTGAVADRVGRFQQADKGTLFLDEVGDMPLALQAKILRALQERVIEPVGDPRERKVDVRVIAATNKNLLEAVANKEFREDLYYRLNVFPIPLPALRERVEDIAPLARHFAHTLGATAGKRITGFSPQALQAMANYAWPGNIRELQNCVERATIVASGAVIEESDLPGYLFTSPPLNAGASPLPGDSLSVPSDLDAALAEVEKAYILAALQQSNGVQAAAAQLIGISERSFWYRLKKLGIQVDKIVR, from the coding sequence ATGACGCATAACCTGCTGGTGGTCGACGACGAGCCCAAACTCTGCGACCTGCTGTCCTCGGCGCTGAGCCAGGACGGTATCCAGGTGTTCACCGCCGGCAACGGCCTGCATGCGCTCAAGGTGCTGGAGCAGGAAGAGATCGACCTGGTGATCAGCGACTGGCGCATGCCCGGCATGGACGGCCCGCAGCTGCTGGCCGAGATCAAGCAGCGCTACCCGCAGATCCCGGTGATTGTCATGACCGCCTACAGCACGGTGAAAAACGCCGTGCAGTCGATGCGCAACGGCGCCTACGACTACATCGCCAAGCCCTTCGACATCGACGAGCTGGACATCACCGTCAGCAAAGCCCTGCAGTTTCGCGACATCCTCAAAGACAACCAGCGCATGCGCGCCGAGCTCGACGAGCACCGGCAGTTCGACAGCCTGGTGGGCGACAGCCCGACTTTCCGCCAGGTCCTGCAAGCGGTGGACTCGGTGCGCGAAAGCAACGCCACCATCCTGCTGACCGGCGAAAGCGGCACCGGCAAGGAGATGGTCGCCCGGGCCATCCACCAGCACGGCAACCGCGCCAACAAACCCTTTGTCGCGGTCAACTGCGCGGCGATCCCCGAAGGCCTGCTGGAAAGCGAAATGTTCGGCCATCGCAAGGGCGCCTTCACCGGCGCCGTGGCGGACCGGGTCGGGCGTTTTCAGCAGGCGGACAAGGGCACGCTGTTTCTCGATGAGGTCGGCGACATGCCGCTGGCCCTGCAAGCGAAGATCCTGCGCGCCTTGCAGGAGCGGGTGATCGAACCGGTGGGCGACCCGCGCGAGCGCAAGGTCGATGTGCGGGTGATCGCCGCCACCAACAAGAACCTGCTGGAGGCGGTGGCCAACAAGGAGTTTCGCGAAGACCTGTATTACCGCCTCAATGTCTTCCCGATCCCCCTGCCCGCCCTGCGCGAGCGGGTCGAGGATATCGCGCCCCTGGCCCGGCATTTCGCTCACACCCTGGGCGCCACTGCCGGCAAGCGCATCACCGGCTTCAGCCCGCAGGCCCTGCAGGCCATGGCCAACTATGCCTGGCCGGGCAATATCCGCGAACTGCAGAACTGCGTCGAACGCGCGACCATCGTCGCTTCAGGCGCGGTGATCGAGGAAAGCGACCTGCCGGGTTATCTGTTTACTTCACCACCGCTGAACGCCGGGGCCAGCCCCCTGCCCGGCGACAGCCTCAGCGTGCCCAGCGACCTGGACGCCGCCCTGGCCGAAGTGGAGAAGGCCTACATCCTCGCCGCCCTGCAACAGAGCAACGGCGTGCAGGCCGCCGCCGCGCAGCTGATCGGCATTTCCGAACGCAGCTTCTGGTACCGCCTGAAGAAACTCGGGATCCAGGTCGACAAGATCGTCCGCTGA
- a CDS encoding alpha/beta fold hydrolase translates to MWARFFSTTIFLAALLFGLPSQAASRCDVNVPTQRVELEQVSLAYQSIGRASDPALLLVMGLGGQLIHWPDEVVVALCQQGFRVIRYDNRDVGLSTWRQAPASANLTFEVLRYKLGLPVAAPYSLTDMADDALGLMNALQVEQFHVLGASMGGMIAQHLAAMAPQRVESLTLIMTSSGAEGLPAPNSALVQLLSRRSAPNREVALEQQADLLAALGSPQVTDDRQALLHQAALSYDRAFNPEGVKRQIMAILAEPSRVALLNQLRVPTLVVHGTADPLLPVMHGVHLAAHIQGSQLKLIPGLAHRFQEAFKAPLLAAVLPYLQRHREDTSHWAQIDPLPAPNLL, encoded by the coding sequence ATGTGGGCAAGATTTTTTTCAACGACTATTTTCCTGGCCGCGCTGCTGTTCGGCCTGCCGTCTCAGGCGGCGTCTCGATGCGATGTCAACGTACCGACCCAAAGGGTCGAACTGGAGCAGGTGAGCCTGGCCTACCAGAGCATCGGCCGTGCCTCCGATCCGGCCCTGTTGCTGGTGATGGGCCTGGGCGGGCAGTTGATCCACTGGCCGGACGAAGTGGTCGTTGCCCTGTGCCAGCAGGGGTTCCGGGTGATCCGTTACGACAACCGCGATGTCGGCCTGTCCACCTGGCGCCAGGCGCCGGCCAGCGCCAACCTGACGTTCGAGGTGCTGCGCTACAAGCTCGGCCTGCCGGTGGCCGCGCCCTACAGCCTGACCGATATGGCCGATGACGCCCTGGGCCTGATGAATGCCCTGCAGGTCGAGCAGTTCCATGTCCTGGGCGCGAGCATGGGCGGGATGATCGCCCAGCACCTGGCGGCCATGGCGCCGCAACGGGTCGAGAGCCTGACCCTGATCATGACCAGCTCCGGCGCCGAAGGCCTGCCGGCGCCCAATTCGGCGCTGGTGCAACTGTTGTCGCGGCGCAGTGCGCCGAACCGTGAGGTGGCGCTGGAGCAACAGGCCGACCTGCTGGCCGCCCTCGGCAGCCCGCAGGTCACTGACGATCGCCAGGCGCTGCTGCACCAGGCGGCGCTGTCCTATGACCGTGCCTTCAATCCGGAAGGGGTGAAGCGCCAGATCATGGCGATCCTTGCCGAACCGAGCCGGGTGGCCCTGCTCAACCAGCTGCGGGTGCCGACCCTGGTGGTGCATGGCACCGCCGATCCGCTGCTGCCGGTGATGCACGGCGTACACCTGGCCGCGCATATCCAGGGCAGCCAGCTGAAGCTGATCCCGGGCCTGGCCCATCGTTTCCAGGAAGCCTTCAAGGCGCCGTTGCTGGCGGCGGTGCTGCCCTACCTGCAACGCCATCGCGAAGATACCTCGCACTGGGCGCAGATCGATCCGCTGCCCGCGCCGAACCTCCTCTGA
- the metE gene encoding 5-methyltetrahydropteroyltriglutamate--homocysteine S-methyltransferase yields MALAHTLGFPRIGADRELKKALESYWKGDLDRQALQDVGRQLRARHWQLQKDAGIDLLPVGDFAWYDQVLTQSLAFGVVPERFDSSKDAQGRPTLDTLFAMARGASAGCCGGEHAKTQYAQELTKWFDTNYHYLVPEFSADQSFKLSWEQLFDEVDEAHALGHRVKPVIIGPLTYLWLGKAKGNDFNKLELLERLLPVYGEILNRLKAQGVEWVQIDEPILTLDLPQEWKGAFERAYHILQYSPLKKLVATYFSGLQDNLGLAVGLPVDGLHIDAVRAPEQLTQVLDRLPTYKILSVGLVNGRNVWRCELEQALQQLQAAQERFGDNLWVSSSCSLLHSPVDLSREDQLDAELKSWLAFAVQKCGEISVLRDALNHPQAPAVQAALAESRQVQASRARSPRIHKAEVQARLKAVSAADSQRHSPFAQRIAQQHARLKLPVFPTTTIGSFPQTASIRLARQTFKQGKLSNNDYTDAMRCEIRHAVQVQERLGLDVLVHGEAERNDMVEYFAEQLDGYLFTRFGWVQSYGSRCVKPAVIYGDLSRPQAMTVDWISYAQSLTDKVMKGMLTGPVTMLMWSFPREDVSREVQARQLALALRDEVVDLEKAGIKIVQIDEAAFREGLPLRRADWQAYLDWAVEAFRLTASGVRDETQIHTHMCYSEFNDVIQAIAAMDADVITIETSRSDMELLEAFEAFDYPNDIGPGVYDIHSPRVPDTAEMVKLMSKAVRRIPAERLWVNPDCGLKTRAWPETEAALVNMVAAARQLRNQQA; encoded by the coding sequence ATGGCCTTGGCCCACACCCTTGGTTTTCCGCGCATCGGCGCCGACCGCGAATTGAAAAAAGCCCTCGAATCCTACTGGAAGGGCGACCTCGACCGGCAGGCGCTGCAAGACGTCGGACGCCAGCTGCGGGCCAGGCACTGGCAGCTGCAAAAGGACGCCGGCATCGACCTGCTGCCGGTGGGCGACTTCGCCTGGTACGACCAGGTGCTGACTCAATCGCTGGCCTTTGGCGTGGTTCCCGAGCGCTTCGACAGCAGCAAGGACGCCCAGGGCCGGCCGACCCTCGACACCCTGTTCGCCATGGCCCGCGGTGCCTCGGCTGGCTGCTGTGGCGGCGAGCACGCCAAGACCCAGTACGCCCAGGAACTGACCAAGTGGTTCGACACCAACTACCACTATCTGGTCCCGGAATTCAGCGCCGATCAGTCGTTCAAGCTGAGCTGGGAGCAACTGTTCGACGAGGTCGACGAAGCCCACGCCCTGGGCCACCGGGTCAAGCCGGTGATCATCGGTCCGTTGACCTACCTGTGGCTGGGCAAGGCCAAGGGCAACGACTTCAACAAGCTCGAGCTGCTGGAGCGCCTGCTGCCGGTCTACGGCGAAATCCTCAACCGCCTCAAGGCCCAGGGCGTGGAGTGGGTGCAGATCGACGAACCTATCCTGACCCTCGACCTGCCGCAGGAATGGAAGGGCGCCTTCGAGCGGGCTTACCACATCCTCCAGTACTCGCCGCTGAAAAAACTGGTGGCCACTTACTTCAGCGGCCTGCAGGACAACCTCGGGCTGGCCGTCGGCCTGCCGGTGGACGGCCTGCACATCGACGCCGTGCGGGCGCCGGAACAACTGACCCAGGTGCTCGACCGCCTGCCGACCTACAAGATTCTTTCCGTGGGCCTGGTCAACGGTCGCAACGTCTGGCGTTGCGAGCTGGAGCAGGCACTGCAGCAGCTGCAAGCGGCGCAGGAGCGTTTTGGCGACAACCTGTGGGTCAGCAGTTCCTGCTCCCTGCTGCACAGCCCGGTGGACCTGTCCCGGGAAGATCAGCTGGATGCCGAGCTGAAAAGCTGGCTGGCCTTCGCCGTGCAGAAATGCGGCGAGATCTCGGTGCTGCGTGATGCCCTGAACCATCCCCAGGCCCCGGCGGTGCAAGCGGCCCTGGCCGAAAGCCGCCAGGTGCAGGCCAGCCGAGCGCGGTCGCCGCGGATCCACAAGGCCGAGGTCCAGGCGCGGCTCAAGGCGGTCAGCGCCGCCGACAGCCAGCGTCATTCGCCCTTTGCCCAACGCATCGCCCAGCAGCACGCCCGCCTGAAGCTGCCGGTGTTCCCGACCACCACCATCGGTTCGTTCCCGCAGACCGCATCGATCCGCCTGGCCCGTCAGACGTTCAAGCAGGGCAAGCTGTCGAACAACGACTACACCGACGCCATGCGCTGCGAAATCCGCCATGCGGTGCAGGTCCAGGAGCGTCTGGGGCTGGACGTGCTGGTCCACGGCGAAGCCGAGCGCAATGACATGGTCGAGTACTTCGCCGAGCAACTGGACGGCTACCTGTTCACCCGTTTCGGCTGGGTCCAGAGCTACGGTTCGCGCTGTGTGAAACCGGCGGTGATCTACGGTGACCTGAGCCGCCCGCAGGCCATGACGGTGGACTGGATCAGCTACGCCCAGAGCCTGACCGACAAGGTGATGAAGGGCATGCTCACCGGGCCTGTGACCATGCTGATGTGGTCTTTCCCCCGCGAGGATGTGTCCCGTGAAGTGCAGGCCCGGCAACTGGCGCTGGCCCTGCGCGATGAGGTGGTGGACCTGGAAAAGGCCGGGATCAAGATCGTGCAGATCGACGAAGCGGCGTTCCGCGAAGGCCTGCCGCTGCGCCGGGCGGACTGGCAGGCGTACCTGGACTGGGCGGTGGAAGCCTTCCGCCTGACCGCCTCGGGGGTGCGCGACGAAACCCAGATCCACACCCACATGTGCTACAGCGAGTTCAACGACGTGATCCAGGCCATCGCGGCCATGGATGCCGACGTGATCACCATCGAGACGTCGCGTTCGGACATGGAGTTGCTGGAGGCTTTCGAAGCCTTCGACTACCCGAACGACATCGGCCCGGGGGTGTATGACATCCATTCGCCGCGGGTGCCGGACACCGCCGAGATGGTCAAGCTGATGAGCAAGGCGGTCCGGCGCATCCCCGCCGAGCGCCTGTGGGTCAACCCGGACTGTGGCCTGAAGACCCGCGCCTGGCCGGAAACCGAAGCCGCCCTGGTCAACATGGTCGCCGCCGCCCGCCAGTTGCGTAACCAGCAGGCCTGA
- the metR gene encoding transcriptional regulator MetR, which yields MLEIRHLKTLHALREADSLVEAAERLHLTQSALSHQFKELEERMGMPLFVRKTKPVRFTSAGLRLLQLADATLPLLRAAERDISRLAGGTAGRLHMAIECHSCFQWLMPTIDQFRDAWPEVELDLASGFSFAPLPALARGDLDLVVTSDPVELAGITYVPLFTYEAMLAVANQHRLASKPYIVPEDLLSETLITYPVERDRLDIFTRFLEPADIEPAQVRTSELTVMMMQLVASGRGVCGMPHWALHEYSSRGYVKAKRLGEKGLFATLYAAIRADMLDAPYMRDFLLTAKDTSFSTLDGVSAVR from the coding sequence GTGCTCGAAATCCGTCACCTGAAGACCCTGCACGCCCTGCGCGAAGCCGACAGCCTGGTCGAAGCCGCCGAACGCCTGCACCTGACCCAGTCCGCCCTGTCCCACCAGTTCAAGGAACTGGAAGAGCGCATGGGCATGCCGCTGTTCGTGCGCAAGACCAAGCCGGTGCGTTTCACCAGCGCCGGCCTGCGCCTGCTGCAACTGGCGGACGCCACCCTGCCGTTGCTGCGCGCCGCCGAGCGGGACATTTCCCGCCTCGCCGGCGGCACCGCCGGGCGCCTGCACATGGCCATCGAATGCCACAGCTGCTTCCAGTGGCTGATGCCGACCATCGACCAGTTCCGCGACGCCTGGCCGGAAGTCGAGCTGGATTTGGCCTCGGGTTTCTCCTTCGCCCCGCTGCCGGCCCTGGCCCGCGGCGACCTGGACCTGGTGGTGACCTCCGACCCGGTGGAACTGGCGGGCATCACCTACGTGCCGCTGTTCACCTACGAAGCCATGCTCGCGGTGGCCAACCAGCACCGCCTGGCCAGCAAGCCCTACATAGTTCCGGAAGACCTGCTCAGCGAAACCCTGATCACCTACCCGGTGGAGCGCGACCGCCTGGATATCTTCACCCGCTTCCTGGAACCGGCCGACATCGAGCCGGCCCAGGTCCGCACCTCGGAACTGACGGTGATGATGATGCAACTGGTGGCCAGCGGCCGGGGCGTATGCGGCATGCCCCACTGGGCGCTGCATGAATACAGCTCACGGGGTTATGTGAAGGCCAAGCGCCTGGGGGAAAAAGGCCTGTTCGCCACGCTGTACGCGGCGATCCGCGCCGACATGCTGGATGCGCCCTATATGCGCGACTTCCTGCTGACCGCCAAGGACACCTCGTTCTCGACCCTGGACGGGGTCAGCGCGGTGCGTTGA
- a CDS encoding GNAT family N-acetyltransferase, with amino-acid sequence MSIQRLDASHATAYRALMLEAYEHHPQAFTSSVAERAAMPLSWWESRLSSPLDLLLGAFEDGELVGIVGLAFEVREKARHKATLFGLYVAQPYRHSGLGYRLVQALLQEARQRPGVRLVQLTVTAGNEAALVLYQRCGFVQFGLEPLAVRVGVEYFDKLHLWREVISPL; translated from the coding sequence ATGTCCATCCAGCGCCTCGATGCCAGTCATGCCACCGCCTACCGCGCGTTGATGCTCGAGGCCTACGAGCATCACCCGCAGGCCTTTACTTCCAGCGTCGCCGAACGGGCGGCGATGCCCCTGAGTTGGTGGGAGTCGCGGCTGAGCAGCCCGCTGGACCTGTTGCTGGGGGCCTTCGAGGATGGCGAGCTGGTGGGCATCGTCGGGCTGGCGTTCGAGGTCCGGGAAAAAGCCCGGCACAAGGCCACGCTGTTCGGCCTGTATGTGGCGCAGCCTTATCGCCACAGCGGCCTGGGCTACCGGCTGGTCCAGGCGCTGCTGCAGGAGGCGCGGCAACGCCCCGGGGTACGGCTGGTGCAACTGACGGTCACCGCTGGCAACGAAGCCGCCCTGGTGCTGTACCAGCGCTGCGGTTTCGTCCAGTTCGGCCTGGAGCCGCTGGCGGTGCGGGTGGGCGTCGAATATTTCGACAAGCTTCACCTGTGGCGTGAGGTCATCTCCCCCCTCTGA
- a CDS encoding LysE family translocator yields the protein MIPLHDMLIFIAAALLMVLTPGPNMIYLISRSICQGRRAGVTSLVGVVAGFFVHLFAAAIGLTAVFMAVPVAYEVLKWVGALYLMWLAWQALKPGARSPFEAQQLPPDSSRKLILMGFLTSALNPKIAVFYLSVFPQFISPEHGSVFTQSIILGLTQISVSFSVNLLIALFASGIAAWFVHNPLWLATQRYFMGFVLAGLAVRLLLEQRQTA from the coding sequence ATGATTCCCCTTCACGACATGTTGATCTTCATCGCCGCAGCGCTGCTGATGGTGCTGACTCCTGGCCCCAACATGATCTATCTGATCTCCCGCTCGATCTGCCAGGGCCGCCGGGCGGGCGTGACCTCGCTGGTCGGCGTGGTGGCCGGTTTCTTCGTCCACCTGTTCGCCGCGGCGATCGGCCTGACCGCGGTCTTCATGGCGGTGCCGGTGGCCTATGAAGTGCTCAAGTGGGTCGGCGCCCTGTACCTGATGTGGCTGGCCTGGCAGGCCCTGAAGCCGGGCGCGCGTTCGCCGTTCGAGGCGCAGCAGCTGCCGCCGGACTCGTCGCGCAAGCTGATCCTGATGGGCTTTCTCACCAGCGCCCTGAACCCGAAGATCGCGGTGTTCTACCTCTCGGTCTTTCCCCAGTTCATCAGCCCGGAACACGGTTCGGTGTTCACCCAGAGCATCATCCTCGGCCTGACCCAGATCAGCGTGAGCTTCAGTGTCAACCTGCTGATCGCGTTGTTTGCTTCGGGAATCGCCGCCTGGTTCGTGCACAACCCGCTGTGGCTGGCGACCCAACGTTATTTCATGGGCTTCGTGCTGGCCGGGCTGGCGGTGCGTCTGCTGCTGGAACAACGCCAGACAGCTTGA